From the Planktothricoides raciborskii GIHE-MW2 genome, the window CTGCGAGATGTGGGAGAAGATGCTCGTCGGGGTCGCATCTACCTGCCTCTGGAGGAGTTAGCTTTATTTGACTACACAGAGCAGGATTTATTGAATGGTGTAGTTGATGAGCGTTGGCGGGAATTGATGCGGTTTCAAATTCAACGAGCTCGTAAGTTCTACGTTGAAGCCGAAAAGGGGATTAGTACACTAAGTCGGGATGCTCGTTGGCCTGTTTGGTCAGCGACGATGCTTTATAGCAAGATTCTTGATGCGATTGAAAAGAATCAGTATGACGTTTTTCGGAAGCGAGCCTTTGTTCCTACTCCAGGCAAAATTACTTGTTTACCCGTGGCTTGGTTAAGAGCACAAGCGCTCTAAGCTGACAAACAAGCTGACAAACAAATGGTTTGATCTATCTCGCATTTTTGAAAATCAGAGGGTCGGGTTTTTCCGGTAACTCTTTAGAAGAGTTGCCAACAGAAAACCACAAAAACCCCTCAAATCGGCAAACGGTTCCTGTTTCAGGATGTTTTTATCATCATCACCAAAGTAGCGCTTAATCACCTAAGTCTTTGAATAGTCTTAGCTGATTAAGCGCTACTTATTGCCTGGAAGAAATCACCCTCGTGATGGGAAAGTTCTGGTGGCGATCGCGGGTCTTGTCCCCGATGAATCTTGACCGATAGAAAAATTAGGGATTCATGGCTTGAGCCGCTAACATTTTTTTGAGTTTTTCTAGGTCAGCAGCCCAGCGGGGATCCGGCTGAATGGCTTCAGGTTCAGGAGTGGTCTGAGTATTTCGCCGAGTCTTGTTGTTGTTTCCGCCCCGACGAGAAGAAGAAGAAGCAGAAGAACTGGCCGGTGCTTTATTAGCCCGTGGCGCTGGTTGTTCTTCTGCTTCGCTTTCATTCTTTTTCTTGGCACGCGGTAATGCTTTCTCAATTTTCAGCGCACTGTCTTGAAAGATATGCCCGTTAAATTGTTCAATAATTTTATCGGCCTCTTCATCGTTTTTCACGGTGACAAAACCAAAACCGCGACATTTACCAGTTTTGCGGTCTTTAATGACCTTAGTGGTGACAGCGGTGCCGCAATCTGCAAAAACTGCCTCTAACTCTTGGCGTTCTATTTCCTTGGGCAAATTGCCAACATAAAGACGAATTGACATAAAAGTTATCTCCTTTGCTTGGATTTTGATTGATTTAGGGAAAAAACTTTAACCATTACTTGGGTGTAAGTCAGTGAATTTAGTCCTTTTTCTTGTAAAAATTTCCCATACACAGGCACCCCTCTTATCTATAAGAACATAAGGGGGATAATTTTCGCAAGTGGCGAATTTTTATGGTTGTAATAATACATTGAAAATTAAACGATCGCAAAATTTCTGTGCTTGATTTGCTTGACTTCACTCTGGAGCATTCCCGGCTGGTGAAAGGGCAAGATTCGGGATTAAGAATAGGAGTGAGTTGGTTCACAACTATTCACTGATTTGGTCACATACCAGTAATTTTATACCAGTAATTTTAGCAGTCAGGTTTTAATAAACCTATTCATTACTGCAATAGATGCTGGTGAAAGAAATCTATTGTTATGAGGCAATAGACTTTTGTAATTATAACAGAAATGAGCCTATTTTTTCCTTTGAGCTTTTTCGCTCATTTTTGGCAAATGCTGTTCATATTTTCAACTGAAGTCGTGTAATTATTACCACACTTAAGACCCAGAGAAGCATATTCTCCGATTTTTGATCCAGTTTGAAAAAATGATACAAGAATGTTTAGCCATCACAAAAGCAGCCTTGAATTTTTTTTTCGGTGTTTAATCATAAATCACTGAAACCCAGGATTTTTGTGTTCTGGGGCTGTCGCTATACGTTGCTTAGTCACTTAGCCTCAGAGATGACCACTCATCTGTCTGAGTAATGAGCCGGTTTTTTCCCAATCGACATCTTACCTTTGCGGTGAATGATGGTTGATGGATAATTTTGTGAATCAGCGGACTTGGCGAGTATTTGACCATGTTTAAACTTATCACATTATTTGGGAATTTTTCTAGGGATGATGCATATTTTTTGCCTGGGTGCGGAAAAATTTTATCCTGGATCGGCGTAAAAACCCAACGGATTCGTTAATTTCTCATTTTAATTGTGGGTAAACACTTAACCTGTAATTGTGGATCTGTGATGGATATGTAAACAGCCAGTCTTGACTGGTTATGGCTTCTAATCGATGTTTTCCCATAGGCTAATAATCAATGGTGCGATCCTGAATTGGCTGCAAAAGCTTTGATATCTGTACTCTTCGAGCCTAGATTTAGGCATGGGGGGACACAGCGGGGAATTTTGTTAAAAATTGTAACACTGTTTGGGAAAAAGTTAGTATTTTTGCTTGAAGTTGAGGGACAACTGGCCATGATGCTTAGAAGACCGCACCCCCTTGCAGGTTGAGATAAACTCCCCAAATAGCGGCGATCGCGGCTAAAATCGTAGACCAAATCGGATGTCCCCCTGGGAAAGACAATCGTGAGCGTTGACTTTCAGCGATCGTTTCCATATTTTCCACATCAACCCAGACGGTGGCGCCTCGGCGAAACCAGCCGGTGATTTTTACCTGAGAACCCACCAGGTCAATGGGACGATTTTGCAACGGCCAAAGATAGGCAAATGGGCCTAATTTGGCGAAACAGTGCAATTTGATCAGTCCCTCGGATGATTGCAAGATTAAATCTTGAGCTAAAGCATTGCTAATCCCAGAGCGCCCTAATAATTTCCCTTCTAGGTAAATAGGTTGACTATCGATGGGTAAGCTGGTGGGATTAGTCAGTAGTTCTGATAATTCAGGCAAAGAAGATGTGGGTGGGGGTAGATCGGGAAAGAATTGATTAATCCGCAGTAAGATTCCCATACTGATGCCAATGGGCAGACAACTGAGTAGAGTTATCCGATCGCCCCATAGCCAGGTGACTTGCTCTATGCCCAAAATCCCACCGATCCCACCAATTGCCCAAAAACCTAAGCCGATCGCCAAACCCAAGGGTAAGCCAAAAAAGGGGATTACTTGGAGGATAAACCTTTGAATTGCGGATTTTTCCAGTTTTCCTTTGGGGGAAGCCACAAAATCTAACTCCGGTTCTAGCTGCCAAAACTTAGCATATAACGAAAGAATATAGAGGCGATCGCCCAATAATAAATGAGAATTATTCAGGGTCATCCAGGGGCGCCAAGGGTTAGACCGCTCCCATGTGAGCAGATTTTCCCAAGAAGTCCGACCGGCACAACTGCCGAATGTCACCGCTTGTCGGACACCCACTGGGGTCAGCAGTTCCCATCCTTCTAATAACCCACTGGTTTCTCCGACCGTTTGAATATTTTCTGCCATACCGATGGCAATTTTTAATAAAGCTCTGGATAAGCCGTTGGGGTTGCCGGTGAGTTGGGCGGCTGCGCGATCGCTATGATACAGTCGCAACCGGGAAAGCCATAAAACTGGCCAACGCAATAGCCAATAAAACCCATAAGCAACGGAAGAAATTAGGGTGGCACAGACCGTCATAAACTGACCTTGAGAGGTGGAGACTTTTTCCCAGGGTTGACCATCCTTAGCCACTTGGAGATAAATACTGTAAGGAATCTGTAACAATAACATGGCCAAGGACATCAGGGGTAAAGTGCCACTGAGAATATGTCCTAATTCCCCGGCATAGATGGCGGCAATTTCATCCGGTTCTAGTTTTTCTAATAGTCCCCGACTGACGACGATTCGCGCAAACCGGGGTAAGCAACCTAATGAGATGGCCATTGGTGCATCGGTGGGTAATAGCCCCAGCTTGCATTGGGGAATATTTTGCTCACGGGAAAACTGGAGCAGTAATTTGGAGGCTTCGGGACTGCGATCGCTTAAAGTTTTCCAGGACAAGGGTTGCAGACCGTAGCACTTTTCCAGCAGTAAATCCATCAACCAGGGAGATGCCATGAATAACCCGATTAGACCGAGCAAAACTGTCCAAGTCTGGTCTTGATAAAACCATTGCACTGGCGAAAGCAAAGGCATTTTTAATAAAACATCATTTATTAGTAAGAAAGAAAACTCGACGAATTCGACCATGAGCCAAAATAGAGCGATCGCCGTGGTGACTTGCACTAGAAACAGTTGCCCTTGCTTCACTGGCTTCATTTTGCGCCAATTTTTTGCCCGTCCTGCTTGCCGCCAAGTAATTTCAGGGCTGGGGGCTGGGGGCTGGGTCTGGGTCAGACTCTGGGTCGGACTCGGATCCGCAGTCGGCGAATCCGATCCGTTTTGCATAAATCTGGGTTGCTGGGGAATTGGTGCCGCCGGTCGTGCAGGGGGCGGTGGGGGCGCCACAACCGAGACAGAATTTGGGGGCATATTCATCTTTGGCGGTAGGGGCGGTTTGGCCGGTCTTACCCCATTCGATAATCCTTGCCCCTTGAGTAAAGGAGATTTTGGCGGCGCTGGCGGTTTGGGAGGTCGCTTGACCCCAGACCCAGGGTTTTTAGGGGGCTGATTTTCTGTGGTGGGTTGAGATTTAGTTAATTTTCCCGAATTTGCCGGTCTGGGTAGGTTGCTGGGTTGAGGAGGTTTAGGGGTTACTGGCGCCGGAGATAAGGGGACAAAACCTGTCGGGTCTGCGGTGGGTGACGGGTTGACTGGGTTATTTGCCGGACTATTTGCCGGACTCTCAAAAGGCATAAAACCTGTGGGATCATTGATTAAGCCCGGATTCTTGTTTCCTGAATTGGGTGGCGGGGGGGATGCCGCTACGACATCCTGAGATGGGCTTAATTCCCGTAACTTGGCCATTGCCCATTTTTTCGCTGGGGCATTGGTTGTCGATTGGGTGTGAATCAGGGTTTGACAAAGTTGGCAAGCTTGATAGCGATCGCCTATCTGCTGATAAGCTTGCACCAAAGCGATCTGTGCCCGTAATCTTGTGGACTCGTGCAGTTCTGTTTCACAGATATTTTCTAAAGTGGCGATCGCGGTTTGGTAATCTCCTTGTTTTAAGGCTGCCAAACCAATCTCTAGATTAGAGTTGCCCATGATAATTAAGTTTCAGAATAATTAACAATTGATAATTAACAATTGTTAATTAAGAAATCATCAATTATCTTAATTATCAATTATCAATTATCAATTGTCAACTTACAAAGATTCTGGTTCTTGACCTGCCACCACTGGGGCTGTGGCATTCAGTTTTAATTCTGGATGGTCGCCTTGAACTTGATGTAAATTCCATTCGTTTTTAAACAGTAGCACGGGACGCCCCCAACTGTCTTTCACCGTGACGGTGTTAAACAAACGACCGACTTTATTTAAGGCTTCCCAACCATCCGCTACCCAACGGGCTACGGTAAAGGGCAACATTTCGATTCTGGTTTCGACCCCATATTCATTTTCCAGCCGAAACTGTACCACTTCAAACTGTAGCTGACCCACTGCTGCCAAAATGGGATCCCGTTTGGATTCGTCCGTAGAATACATAATTTGTACGGCGCCTTCTTCCCGTAATTCTGAAACCCCTTTGCGGAATTGCTTGAACTTGGAAGGGTTGGGATTTTTTAAATAGGCAAAGAGTTCGGGAGAGAAACAGGGGATCCCTTCGTATTCCAATTTTTCTCCAATATATATAGTGTCCCCAATGGCAAACATTCCCGGATTGTTCAGACCAATGGCATCCCCCGCATAAGCGACTTCGATGGATTCTCGGTCTTGGGCAAAGAGTTTCTGGGGACGAGATAACCGAATGCTTTTGCCGGTGCGAGCATGGCTGACAGTCATGTCTTTTTCAAATTTGCCGGTACAGACCCGCACGAAGGCCACGCGATCGCGGTGTTTGGGATCCATATTAGCTTGCAGCTTAAAGACAAAGCCGGTAAAGTTCGGGTGAGTGGGGGGAACGTCCCCAAGACTACTCCGACGTACCGTTGGTTTCAGGGCATATTCTAGAAAATTATCTAAAAAGAGCTTCACCCCAAAATTGGTTACAGCACTGCCAAAGAATACCGGAGTCATTTTGCCCGCATGAACCGCTTGCAGATCCAGTTCTGCTCCGAGTTCTTCGAGAATTTCCAGTTCTTCTTTCAGTTGATAATACAGTTCTTGTTCTAAGAGGTCTTCAATGCGCGGATCGCCGAGGTTGATTACGGTATCCTGGGCTTTTTTGCTGCCGTGGGCGGTGCGTTCAAATAAGTGAATCTGCCGACGCAGGCGATCGTACACTCCTTTGAAGCGATCGCCCATGCCAATTGGCCAGTTTACGGGATAGGTACTAATCCCCAGTTCTTTCTCAATTTCGTCCAGGAGTTCCAGAGGTTCCCTAGTCGGTCGATCCAGCTTATTCATAAAAGTGAAAATGGGAATTTCTCGCATCCGACAGACTTCAAACAGTTTCCGGGTCTGGGGTTCCAACCCTTTAGCGGCATCTTCCAGCATCACCGCATTATCCGCAGCGGCCAAAGTCCGGTAAGTATCTTCACTAAAATCTTGGTGACCGGGAGTATCCAGCAGATTTATATAATAGTTTTGATATTCAAACTGCAAAACTGTGGAGGTAATGGAAATTCCCCGTTGCTGCTCCATTGCCATCCAGTCTGAGGTAGCTTGCCGCTGGGCGCGTTTCGCTTTCACGGCTCCCGCTTCATTAATTGCCCCTCCGTAAAGCAACAGCTTTTCCGTTAAAGTCGTTTTACCGGCGTCGGGGTGGGAAATAATGGCAAAGTTGCGGCGTCTTTCTACTTCTTGTGCTATTTCTGTAATCAGTTCTTGGGTCATGCGGATACCTAGCTGGACATGGAGCATTACGCTATTCAAATTGTAGCAAAATTTCGCTTTTCGGTAAAATAAATTTTTAGCAAATTTTTTAGAATTAGTGATTTTTACAAAAAAATTAAATGAATTATCTTTTTTTGCTCGGATTAATTGGTTAAATTTTGATGTTAAAATTCACAAGACACTGTGACAATTATGCTGGAGCATCCATGAATATTATTCCCACGGAAATCCCAGATGTATTAATTATTGAACCCAAAGTTTTTGGGGATGATCGCGGATTTTTTTTTGAAAGCTTCAATGAGCGAGTGTTTGCGGAAACAACGGGCATTAAAACTCAGTTTGTCCAAGATAATCACTCGCGATCGGGCAAAAACGTCCTGCGGGGACTGCACTACCAAATTCAACAAACCCAAGGCAAATTACTCCGGGTGGTTGCCGGTGAGATATTTGATATTGCCGTAGATATTAGAAAAAGTTCTCCCACCTTTGGTCAATGGGTCGGTTGTCTGCTGAGTGGGGAAAATAAACGGCAATTTTGGGTGCCACCGGGTTTTGCCCACGGCTTTTTAGTGGTTTCCGACTCGGCGGATGTGTTGTACAAAGCCACGGACTACTACGCTCCCCAGTACGATCGCTGTATTCTCTGGAATGACCCTGATATTGGCATCGAATGGCCGTTAAATGGTGCCGAGCCAATTTTATCGGCGAAAGACCAAGTCGGTCAACGGTTAAATTCTGCGGAAGTGTTCCCATAAGTCACGGAATAACCGACATTTATGGACCGCTAGTGTAAGGACGAATAAGCAAAAATTAACAAACAAACCGGGACAGAAATGAAAATTTTACTCGCTGGGATTAACGGTCAACTTGGCCAAGAATTACACCCGATGTTGGTGAAATTGGGGGATGTCACCTGGGTCGATCGCGAAACCCTGGATTTATCGCAACCAGACATGATTCGTCAGGTAATCGCTGAGGTCAAACCGGATTTGATCGTCAATGCCTGCGCTTATACGGCAGTGGACAAGGCGGAAAGCGAACCGGATCTGGCGATGGCCGTGAATGGCTCTGGGGTGGGGATTTTAGCGGCAGAAGCCCTCAAACTGGGCGCCCGGTTGATTCATGTTTCTACGGACTATGTGTTTGATGGCAGCCAAAGTCATCCCTACCAAGAAACGGATCCTACTAATCCCATTGGGGTTTATGGTCGGTCTAAATTAGCGGGAGAAGAGGCCATTCAGCAAGTGGGGGGCGACTATATTATTGTCAGAACCGCTTGGGTCTATGGTGTCGGGGGAGTTGGCAATTTTGTTAAGACTATGCTGCGTTTGGGCAGTAGTCGGGACGAGTTGCGGGTGGTGACGGATCAAGTGGGCAGTCCCACTTGGGCGAAGGATTTGGCTGAGGTGATCGTCTGTATGATTCAAAATTCCCCAGAATCCGGGATTTACCACTATACCAATAGTGGGGTTTGTAGCTGGTATGATTTCGCGATCGCCATCTTTGAAGAAGCCAAAGCCCTGGGTTTTCCCTTGCAAGTGCAACGGGTGGTGCCCATTACCACCGCTGAATATCCCACCCCGGCAAAACGTCCCGCTTATTCCGTTCTTTCTCATCGCAAAATCTCTGCTGTTATCGGTACTCATCCCCCCCATTGGCGGCAATCATTGCGTCTTATGCTGAAAGATTATCAAGATAATTAACAATTGATAATTGATAATTGTTGTTGGGTAGGGATTCTTTTGTTGCTTGTTGGAAAGTTGTTTGGCTGCTCCAAATAACCACCAACTAACAACCACCAACCACTAAGCTGTTTATACTCTTTATTTTGGCAAAAAACATGAAAGCAATCATTCTTTCTGGGGGCAAAGGCACCCGGTTAAGACCGCTGACTTATTCTGGGGCAAAACAACTGGTACCCGTGGCGAATAAACCGATTCTTTGGTATGGAATTGAAAGCATTGTTGCCGCTGGAATTACGGACATTGGGATTATTATTAGTCCCGAAACTGGAGAAGAAGTTAAACAGGTGACTGGGAATGGCGATAGCTTTGGCGCCAAGATTACTTATATTCTCCAAGAACAACCCGCAGGATTGGCTCATGCAGTCAAAATCGCCCAACCTTTCTTAGGTGATTCTCCTTTTATTATGTATCTGGGGGATAACATTATTGAAGGCAGCGTTGACTCGTTTTTGACCCAGTTTAATCAGCAAAATCTTGATGCTTTAATTTTGTTGCGAGCAGTGTCTAATCCCAGCGCTTTTGGGGTAGCGAAAGTAGATGAAAAAGGTCGAGTTTTACAGTTAATTGAAAAGCCCAAGGAACCCCCGTCTAATTTAGCATTGGTAGGGGTTTATTTATTTTCTAGTGCTATCCATGAGGCGATCGCACAAATCAAACCTTCCGCCCGGGGTGAATTAGAAATTACCGATGCGATCCAGCGGTTAATTGACCTAGAAAAACCTGTAGAAGCTTGTACATTACAAGGTTGGTGGCTGGATACCGGGAAAAAAGATGACCTCCTCGAAGCCAATAGAATTATTCTCGATACGCAAATTACTCCTTCTGTAGAAGGGGAAATAGATGACCGGAGTCAAGTAATTGGCCGAGTCAAAATTGGCGCCGGAACCAAAGTAATCAACTCTTCCATCCGTGGCCCAGCAATTATTGGCGAAAATTGTTATTTAGAAAACTGTTTTATCGGCCCTTATAGCAGTATCGCCAATGAAGCAACCTTAATTGATGCTGACCTAGAACATAGCGTTATTTTACGCGGGGCAAAAATCGATCGCATTCAGCAACGTTTAGTCGATAGTGTGATTGGTCGTCGAGCCAATTTAACGGTTGCTTCTCGCCGTCCCAAAGCCTTACGATTTATGATTGGCGATGACTCTCAAGTAGAGTTATTTTAATTGTTGATTGTTGTTCGTTGATTGTTGTTCGTTGATTGTTGTTGGTTGATTGTTCCTCGTTCCCAGGCTCTGCCTGGGAATGCCTTCCTGGAGGCGCTGCCTCCCGATCTTTAAACAGCCCCCCATTCCTCCAGAGCAAAAAATCCGGCTTCTTCAGGAGGAGGGGGCGTTTCCCCGCATTGGACCCATGACTAATGCTAGAGTAAGTATTAGATGGTTACGGCAGTTTCATTTTAATCACAAAATCTTATGCTCAAACGGATCTACATTGATAATTTTCGCTGCTTGGTCAATTTTGAGCTTAATGTTGATGCAATTAATTTATTTCTCGGTGCTAACGGCTCCGGGAAATCAACGGTTTTTGAAGTATTGCAGAAAATTCAAGCATTTGTTAGCGGCGATCGCAAGATAGAAGGAATTTTTAAATCCTCAGATTGCACTCGTTGGCAAATTGCACCATTACAACGGTTTGAGTTAGAGATTATCGGCAATGGCGGCAGCTATAAATATGAGTTGGGGATTGGACATGAGCGCGATCGATGTCGGGTTGAATATGAGCGTTTGTGGTATGATAACCAGCCTTTACTAAAATTTGAGTTAGGCGAAGTTCAACTGTATCGAGACAATCATTCAGAAGGTCCTCAATACTCATTTGACTGGTCGCAGTCCATGCTGCCTTCGTTGATGCCAAGAAATGACAATACAAAGTTAACTTGGTTTAGAGAAAGAATCCAACGAATTATTATTGTCCGAATGATTCCTAGCTTAATGGCTGATGAAAGCAACCAAGAAGAAATGCGGCTAAATACCCAGATGGAAAATTTTGTTTCTTGGTATCGGTATCTTTCTCAAGACCAAGGCAAAGTCGCTGAAATCAGCAATGTTTTAAAAGATGTTCTGGATGGTTTCAACAGCTTTAAGTTTGAGCGAGTCAGCGAACAAAATCAAGTGTTAAAATTACGTTTAGCCGGTGGAAATAATAGTAACCAATTAATTGAATATCGGCTGGGAGAATTATCAGACGGTCAAAAAGCTTTAGTTGCTTTATATACGATGATTTATGGGACGCGATCAGAAGACTATACTTTATGTATTGATGAACCGGAAAACTTTTTAGCTTTGCCGGAAATTCAACCTTGGTTGATTCAGCTTTATGACTTTTGTAGTGAAAGAAAACTGCAAACTTTACTAATTTCTCACCATCCTGAGTTAATTAACTACCTTTTGGCTTCACCGATTGGTTATTGGTTTGACCGGCAAAGTAATGCCCCTGTAAGATTAAAAAGAATTAGTATTGAAGTGGCTGATAATTCTGGATTACCTGTTTCAGAATTAATTGCAAGGGGATGGTTGAATGAGCCAGCGTAGAGTTCAAATCGTTATCCTGTGTGAAGATAGACAGCAGGAAGTTTTTGCTCGTCATTTCCTAAAAATGCGAGGTTTTACTGGTATCATCAGAGCTAAAATTTGCCCTTTAGGTAGCCAATCAGGAGAACAGTATGTACGCAGTCAATACGCAGCAGAAGTCAAAGCCTATCGTCAGAATAGAAACCGGGTTGCGATTGGCTTAGTCGTGTTAATTGATGCAGATAAGGGAACATTACAAGAACGACTTAATCAGTTAGCAGATGCTCTTAGCGCAGATGCCCAACCAGACCGTCGATCAGATGAGGCGATCGCTATCTTTATTCCTAAACGCAATATTGAAACATGGATACATTATTTACAAGGAGAAGTTGTCAATGAGGAGCATAGTTATGTAAAATTTGAGAATAATGAGGCTTTTTGTAAACCAGATGTTGAGAAGTTAGCCGAGGAATGCCGCTCTCATAAATTATCGTCAAACGCACCGGAGTCTCTTCAGGCAGCTTGCGGGGAATTACAGCGTTTATTAATCCTATTAAAATAGTAATTGGTCAACCATGAATTAAACCAAAATATAAACAAAAAAAATAATAATTTAATTTATTACAGCTTTATTGATATAATTTATGACTGAAAATCAGGCTGAATCAAAACCATTTATCTACTTTTTGACCGTTAACTATTACTCATCAAAGTTAATTACCTCTCTTTTAGCATCTCTGGAAACACAAGCCAAAATACCCTATAAACTAATTATCGTAAATAATTCCCCGGATGATGCCGAAATTGAAGCATTAAATCAGGAAAAAACGGTAATTTTGCAGGCTGGGGAAAATCTAGGATTTGGTAAAGGGTGTAATTTAGGCATCCACTGGGTTTATGACCAAGACCCAGAAGCTATTATTTGGCTGATTAATCCCGATACCCTGATGCTGACGGATTCTTTGGCAAAAGTGCCGGACTTTTTTAGCAATCATCCCGAAGTTTCTATTTTAGGCACAATGGTTTATGAACCCAGTGGGGATGTTTGGTTTGGGGGAGGGGAATTTAATCGCTATACTGGGTCGATTATTATTAAAGATAATTTATTTTTGCACAATCCCGATGCTGAATATATTTCTTGTGCTTGGGTGACAGGCTGTAGTTTTTTACTGAATTTAAGAAAGTTTGATACTTGTCCCGAATTTGACCCAGATTATTTTTTATATTACGAGGATTTTGATTTTTGTCAGCGTTATGCTCAAAAAGGTCATGTTATAGCCATGACGAATCATCTGGCAGTGTTTCACCAACCTTCGCAAATTACTAATCAAAATTTATTCCATAAGTATTATCATAGTACCTATAGTTATTTATTCACGATTAACAAGTATTGTCATCCAGTTGTTTTCTGGTTGAGATTGCTCAGATTAGGGTTAAATGGTTTATGGTTTTTGCTGCGCGATTCGCTAAAGCGATCCGCCTTGCGGAATCGCGCAGTTGGGTTAGGTAAAATTAAGGGAATTTTGAGTTATCTTAAATCCGATAAAAATTACTCAGATAATCACCACAGAGACACAGAGAACACAAAGTAGTGGTAGGTTGCGTTAGGCGTGGTGTCGCTGCTAACACTACCACTACTTTATATGAGATTCCGCGATCGCATTTTAGTCGGAAATCAAAGCAGCCACAGAAATTTTGACATCGGGAAATGCTAATGGGGTAATTTCACCGTCGGTTAAGGTCATTTTTGAGGCATATTCCCCATGTCTGGGTTCGCGAAATACGATGAGTTCCCCACGCTTTAAATTCACTAACCAATATTCAGGAATTCCCGTTCCGCATAGATACGATATTTTAAGGTTGAGTCTTTTTCTAAACTGCTATTGGCATATTCAATTAACCAAAAAATATTTTCAGGATAGGGATGGTGGTTGAGATATTCTCGTCCCAAACGTTGCACAATAGCAATGTCTGGTTCGGGTTCGGAGTCGTTGGGCAATGTGATGGGTTTAGCTGGACTGACTAAGGCGCGGTAAGCGTCAGCTATGCCGTCAGGCTTATCGCCCAGTAAACGGGTCAAATATTCGCCAGCTTTAGTGCTGAAATAAGCGTGAGGAACTCCTTCTGGGGACATTTCTACAATTTCTCCATTGAGTAGTTCCACGGGGCGATCGTCGAGTAAGCCAGTTTCGACGATCTGGTGATAGTCTTCCATTGTCCATTTGGCCAAAGATATAGTCATGTTCGTTAACCATTGGAGTGGGTATTAATAATATAGTAGTCTACTGGGCAACGATGTATCCCATGAGTCGTTTCTTTATTCCATTAATTCGCGCAATCTAAGGGTAAATCCAGGCAGGGATTTAAATCCGTGGCTACAAGAACCAAGTCCGCTTTCTGGCGGACTAAAAACAATATAAAAGAGGATGGTAGATGAAACTACTGGAGAAATTTTTTGGTAAATTCTAGGATTTTTTATTGTTAATCTGCTCTTGGGATTGGGCGATCCTTACAGCATTTAATTCTCCATAATCGCCAGTA encodes:
- a CDS encoding RNA-binding protein, translated to MSIRLYVGNLPKEIERQELEAVFADCGTAVTTKVIKDRKTGKCRGFGFVTVKNDEEADKIIEQFNGHIFQDSALKIEKALPRAKKKNESEAEEQPAPRANKAPASSSASSSSRRGGNNNKTRRNTQTTPEPEAIQPDPRWAADLEKLKKMLAAQAMNP
- a CDS encoding M48 family metalloprotease, whose product is MGNSNLEIGLAALKQGDYQTAIATLENICETELHESTRLRAQIALVQAYQQIGDRYQACQLCQTLIHTQSTTNAPAKKWAMAKLRELSPSQDVVAASPPPPNSGNKNPGLINDPTGFMPFESPANSPANNPVNPSPTADPTGFVPLSPAPVTPKPPQPSNLPRPANSGKLTKSQPTTENQPPKNPGSGVKRPPKPPAPPKSPLLKGQGLSNGVRPAKPPLPPKMNMPPNSVSVVAPPPPPARPAAPIPQQPRFMQNGSDSPTADPSPTQSLTQTQPPAPSPEITWRQAGRAKNWRKMKPVKQGQLFLVQVTTAIALFWLMVEFVEFSFLLINDVLLKMPLLSPVQWFYQDQTWTVLLGLIGLFMASPWLMDLLLEKCYGLQPLSWKTLSDRSPEASKLLLQFSREQNIPQCKLGLLPTDAPMAISLGCLPRFARIVVSRGLLEKLEPDEIAAIYAGELGHILSGTLPLMSLAMLLLQIPYSIYLQVAKDGQPWEKVSTSQGQFMTVCATLISSVAYGFYWLLRWPVLWLSRLRLYHSDRAAAQLTGNPNGLSRALLKIAIGMAENIQTVGETSGLLEGWELLTPVGVRQAVTFGSCAGRTSWENLLTWERSNPWRPWMTLNNSHLLLGDRLYILSLYAKFWQLEPELDFVASPKGKLEKSAIQRFILQVIPFFGLPLGLAIGLGFWAIGGIGGILGIEQVTWLWGDRITLLSCLPIGISMGILLRINQFFPDLPPPTSSLPELSELLTNPTSLPIDSQPIYLEGKLLGRSGISNALAQDLILQSSEGLIKLHCFAKLGPFAYLWPLQNRPIDLVGSQVKITGWFRRGATVWVDVENMETIAESQRSRLSFPGGHPIWSTILAAIAAIWGVYLNLQGGAVF
- the prfC gene encoding peptide chain release factor 3; the encoded protein is MTQELITEIAQEVERRRNFAIISHPDAGKTTLTEKLLLYGGAINEAGAVKAKRAQRQATSDWMAMEQQRGISITSTVLQFEYQNYYINLLDTPGHQDFSEDTYRTLAAADNAVMLEDAAKGLEPQTRKLFEVCRMREIPIFTFMNKLDRPTREPLELLDEIEKELGISTYPVNWPIGMGDRFKGVYDRLRRQIHLFERTAHGSKKAQDTVINLGDPRIEDLLEQELYYQLKEELEILEELGAELDLQAVHAGKMTPVFFGSAVTNFGVKLFLDNFLEYALKPTVRRSSLGDVPPTHPNFTGFVFKLQANMDPKHRDRVAFVRVCTGKFEKDMTVSHARTGKSIRLSRPQKLFAQDRESIEVAYAGDAIGLNNPGMFAIGDTIYIGEKLEYEGIPCFSPELFAYLKNPNPSKFKQFRKGVSELREEGAVQIMYSTDESKRDPILAAVGQLQFEVVQFRLENEYGVETRIEMLPFTVARWVADGWEALNKVGRLFNTVTVKDSWGRPVLLFKNEWNLHQVQGDHPELKLNATAPVVAGQEPESL
- the rfbC gene encoding dTDP-4-dehydrorhamnose 3,5-epimerase — protein: MNIIPTEIPDVLIIEPKVFGDDRGFFFESFNERVFAETTGIKTQFVQDNHSRSGKNVLRGLHYQIQQTQGKLLRVVAGEIFDIAVDIRKSSPTFGQWVGCLLSGENKRQFWVPPGFAHGFLVVSDSADVLYKATDYYAPQYDRCILWNDPDIGIEWPLNGAEPILSAKDQVGQRLNSAEVFP
- the rfbD gene encoding dTDP-4-dehydrorhamnose reductase, giving the protein MKILLAGINGQLGQELHPMLVKLGDVTWVDRETLDLSQPDMIRQVIAEVKPDLIVNACAYTAVDKAESEPDLAMAVNGSGVGILAAEALKLGARLIHVSTDYVFDGSQSHPYQETDPTNPIGVYGRSKLAGEEAIQQVGGDYIIVRTAWVYGVGGVGNFVKTMLRLGSSRDELRVVTDQVGSPTWAKDLAEVIVCMIQNSPESGIYHYTNSGVCSWYDFAIAIFEEAKALGFPLQVQRVVPITTAEYPTPAKRPAYSVLSHRKISAVIGTHPPHWRQSLRLMLKDYQDN